In Acinetobacter pittii, one genomic interval encodes:
- the htpX gene encoding protease HtpX, with the protein MMRIGLFLLTNLAVLVVAGIILSLFGVGSYHGAGGLNLGNLLVICFVFGMVGSLISLFMSKWMAKKTTGTELIDPNAPRNQAESWLLQTVAELSQRAGINMPEVGIFPSYQSNAFATGWNKNDALVAVSSGLLERMNKDELRAVLAHEIGHVANGDMVTLALIQGVVNAFVMFFARVVGDFIDRNVFGRQDDEAPGMGYFIITMVLDIVFGILASAIVMWFSRYREYRADEAGARLAGKQAMISALLRLQAETEMPDQMPKEMKAFAIAEGKEQGFSLAALFQTHPTIEQRVAALHQLDCP; encoded by the coding sequence ATGATGCGGATTGGTTTGTTTTTGCTTACCAACCTCGCGGTACTGGTTGTAGCTGGCATTATTTTGTCACTCTTCGGTGTCGGTAGTTACCATGGCGCGGGTGGCTTGAATCTAGGCAACCTTCTAGTGATCTGTTTTGTGTTTGGTATGGTGGGATCTTTAATCTCGCTATTCATGTCAAAATGGATGGCTAAGAAAACGACCGGTACAGAACTGATCGACCCGAATGCTCCTCGTAACCAAGCTGAAAGCTGGTTATTGCAAACAGTCGCTGAACTTTCTCAACGCGCTGGTATTAACATGCCAGAGGTTGGTATTTTTCCATCATATCAATCCAATGCCTTTGCAACAGGCTGGAACAAAAATGATGCCTTAGTTGCCGTTTCATCTGGTCTACTTGAGCGTATGAACAAAGATGAGCTACGTGCTGTGCTTGCGCACGAGATTGGTCACGTTGCGAATGGTGACATGGTTACCCTCGCACTCATCCAAGGTGTCGTGAACGCCTTTGTTATGTTCTTTGCTCGTGTAGTTGGTGACTTTATCGACCGTAACGTTTTTGGTCGTCAAGATGATGAAGCCCCTGGTATGGGTTACTTCATTATTACCATGGTATTGGATATCGTCTTTGGTATTCTCGCTTCTGCCATTGTGATGTGGTTCTCTCGTTATCGTGAATACCGTGCTGATGAAGCAGGTGCACGTTTAGCAGGTAAACAAGCAATGATTTCTGCATTATTACGTCTACAAGCTGAGACTGAAATGCCAGATCAAATGCCAAAAGAAATGAAAGCTTTCGCAATTGCGGAAGGTAAAGAACAAGGTTTTAGCTTAGCTGCTTTGTTCCAAACCCACCCAACAATTGAACAACGTGTGGCAGCTTTACATCAATTAGATTGCCCATAA
- a CDS encoding diacylglycerol kinase, whose amino-acid sequence MNSYSPYKGKSGLKRILNATGYSISGFKAAYKNEAAFRQIVLINIILIPVSFFLDVSRSEHVLLIIVCLFAMIVELFNSAIEAVVDRVSLEKHQLSKNAKDMGSAAQFVALSIIAITWLIILLG is encoded by the coding sequence ATGAATAGCTATTCTCCTTATAAGGGTAAAAGTGGTCTGAAACGCATACTCAATGCTACGGGCTACTCCATTTCGGGATTTAAAGCAGCCTATAAAAATGAGGCCGCTTTTCGCCAAATTGTTTTGATAAATATTATTTTGATCCCAGTTAGTTTTTTTCTTGATGTGAGCCGTAGCGAACATGTATTACTGATTATCGTATGTCTTTTTGCAATGATCGTGGAACTATTCAACTCGGCTATTGAGGCAGTGGTTGATCGTGTTTCTCTTGAGAAACATCAACTTTCTAAAAATGCAAAAGATATGGGAAGTGCGGCTCAGTTTGTTGCACTCTCTATCATCGCTATTACTTGGTTAATTATTTTATTAGGCTAA
- a CDS encoding DUF4112 domain-containing protein yields the protein MPQEKKLTEQQVIALERDLAKFATMMDSAVRIPFTKQGIGADAALSTIPIAGDVAGFVLTCYAIYKAKQIGVPQHKLTPVIKLAVVDAVVGFVPVAGTIFDIFIRPSRKALDVVHTHIREEYKIQSDIHVIHPYLHEKLEKKQQNSAFWRNPVVSWLWLHIPDLLGAFVLLLIGIAVWWGASYLWGLYQAM from the coding sequence ATGCCTCAAGAAAAAAAATTAACAGAGCAACAGGTCATCGCACTAGAACGAGACCTGGCCAAGTTCGCGACCATGATGGACAGCGCGGTTCGTATTCCTTTTACAAAGCAGGGCATTGGTGCCGATGCTGCACTGAGCACGATTCCAATTGCCGGTGATGTTGCTGGTTTCGTATTGACCTGTTATGCGATTTATAAAGCTAAACAAATTGGTGTACCTCAACATAAGCTAACGCCAGTTATCAAACTCGCTGTTGTAGATGCTGTAGTGGGTTTTGTTCCAGTTGCCGGGACTATTTTCGATATTTTTATACGACCGAGTCGAAAAGCATTAGATGTGGTTCATACGCATATACGCGAAGAATATAAGATCCAAAGTGATATTCATGTCATTCATCCATACTTACATGAAAAACTTGAAAAAAAGCAGCAGAATTCAGCTTTCTGGCGTAATCCAGTGGTGAGTTGGTTATGGCTGCATATCCCAGATTTGCTTGGTGCGTTTGTACTGCTTTTAATTGGTATAGCTGTTTGGTGGGGCGCAAGTTACCTATGGGGTCTCTATCAAGCCATGTAA
- the glpQ gene encoding glycerophosphodiester phosphodiesterase gives MFKKALLCLSLISLVGCNDDDKTENSPTTPEYQLPKILVVGHRGASALRPEHTLASYQKAIDDGADFIEPDLVSTQDGVLVTRHENEIGGTTNVSTLTQFADRKKTKNIDGKDLTGWFTEDFTLSELQQLKARERIPEFRPANTAYNDLYPVPTLEQVIELAEANYKKTGKIIGLYIETKHPTYFKNQKLAMEDTLLKTLAKYEYTRDIAPVYLQSFEVSNLKYLKDQLDLHKTLKHAQIIQLYDAKTSQPADFVEAGETKTYADLATAQGLKNVAKYANGVGPSKGYILNFNDNGSVQTTSFISDAHTAGLKVHPYTFRPENNFLPKPLKCSQDKPAERCPSGALKEFEAYFKAGVDGVFTDDPALGREAVINFEKAKK, from the coding sequence ATGTTTAAAAAAGCACTTTTATGCTTAAGTTTAATTAGCTTGGTGGGTTGTAATGACGACGATAAAACTGAAAATTCACCGACCACACCTGAATATCAACTTCCTAAAATCTTGGTGGTAGGCCACCGTGGCGCGAGCGCTTTACGTCCTGAGCACACATTAGCTTCATATCAAAAAGCTATTGATGATGGTGCAGATTTTATTGAACCAGATTTAGTGTCTACACAAGACGGCGTATTGGTTACTCGTCATGAAAATGAGATTGGTGGAACAACCAATGTAAGTACTTTAACTCAGTTTGCAGACCGTAAAAAAACAAAAAATATTGATGGTAAAGACCTAACAGGTTGGTTTACAGAAGACTTCACATTAAGTGAATTACAGCAACTTAAAGCGCGTGAACGTATTCCAGAGTTCCGACCTGCAAACACAGCCTATAACGACCTTTACCCGGTCCCGACTCTAGAACAAGTGATTGAGCTGGCTGAAGCAAATTACAAGAAAACGGGCAAAATTATTGGCTTATATATTGAAACTAAACATCCGACTTACTTTAAAAACCAGAAATTGGCAATGGAAGATACCCTTCTTAAAACCTTAGCCAAATATGAATATACACGTGATATTGCACCTGTTTATTTACAGTCTTTTGAAGTGAGTAATTTAAAATATTTAAAAGATCAGCTCGACCTTCATAAGACACTTAAACATGCACAAATCATTCAATTATATGATGCTAAAACCTCTCAACCAGCCGACTTCGTTGAAGCTGGCGAAACTAAAACTTATGCTGATTTAGCCACAGCACAAGGCTTAAAAAACGTAGCTAAATACGCAAACGGTGTAGGACCAAGTAAAGGCTATATCCTTAACTTTAATGATAATGGTTCAGTTCAGACGACTTCATTTATTTCTGATGCACATACGGCTGGCTTAAAAGTGCATCCTTATACTTTCCGTCCAGAAAACAACTTTTTACCAAAGCCTTTAAAATGCAGTCAAGATAAGCCAGCTGAGCGCTGCCCATCTGGTGCTTTAAAAGAATTTGAAGCCTATTTCAAAGCGGGTGTTGATGGTGTCTTTACAGATGACCCAGCACTTGGCCGTGAAGCAGTCATTAACTTTGAAAAAGCCAAAAAATAA
- the groES gene encoding co-chaperone GroES, with translation MSNIRPLHDRVVIRRVEEETKTAGGILLPGSAAEKPSQGEVIAVGNGQITENGVRALDVKVGDKVLFGTYAGTTVKVSGEELLIMKESDILAVLEG, from the coding sequence ATGAGCAACATTCGTCCATTACATGATCGCGTTGTAATTCGTCGCGTAGAAGAAGAAACCAAAACTGCTGGTGGTATTTTACTTCCAGGTTCTGCTGCTGAAAAACCATCTCAAGGTGAAGTAATTGCAGTAGGTAATGGTCAAATCACTGAGAATGGCGTACGTGCTTTGGATGTTAAAGTTGGTGACAAAGTATTGTTTGGTACTTATGCAGGTACAACAGTGAAAGTAAGTGGTGAAGAACTCTTAATTATGAAAGAGTCAGACATTTTAGCTGTGTTGGAAGGCTAA
- the groL gene encoding chaperonin GroEL (60 kDa chaperone family; promotes refolding of misfolded polypeptides especially under stressful conditions; forms two stacked rings of heptamers to form a barrel-shaped 14mer; ends can be capped by GroES; misfolded proteins enter the barrel where they are refolded when GroES binds): MSAKDVKFGDSARSKMIAGVNVLADAVKVTLGPKGRNVVIDRSFGAPHITKDGVTVAKEISLKDKFENMGAQLVREVSSKTNDIAGDGTTTATVLAQAILNEGIKSVTAGMNPMDLKRGIDIAVRTVVENIRSNAKPADDFKAIEQVGSISANSDTTVGKLIAQAMEKVGKEGVITVEEGSGFEDALDVVEGMQFDRGYISPYFANKQDTLTAELENPFILLVDKKISNIRELISVLEAVAKTGKPLLIIAEDVEGEALATLVVNNMRGIIKVCAVKAPGFGDRRKAMLQDIAILTGATVISEEVGMSLEQATLQDLGTAHKITVSKENTVIVDGAGDAAGIAERVQQIRAQIEESTSEYDREKLQERVAKLAGGVAVIKIGAATEVEMKEKKDRVDDALHATRAAVEEGVVAGGGVALVRAVNALDNLKGANEDQTAGINILRRAIEAPLRQIVANAGDEPSVVINAVKNGEGNFGYNAATGEYGDMLEMGILDPAKVTRSALEHAASVAGLMLTTECMITDIPEDKPAVPDMGGMGGMGGMM, encoded by the coding sequence ATGTCAGCTAAAGACGTAAAATTTGGTGATTCAGCTCGCTCAAAAATGATTGCAGGTGTAAACGTACTTGCAGATGCGGTTAAAGTGACTTTAGGCCCTAAAGGTCGTAACGTTGTTATCGATCGTTCTTTCGGTGCTCCGCACATCACTAAAGACGGTGTAACTGTTGCTAAAGAAATTTCATTAAAAGACAAGTTTGAAAACATGGGTGCTCAACTTGTTCGTGAAGTTTCTAGCAAAACTAACGACATCGCTGGTGACGGTACGACAACTGCAACTGTACTTGCTCAAGCAATTTTGAATGAAGGGATCAAATCTGTAACTGCAGGTATGAACCCAATGGATTTAAAACGTGGTATCGATATCGCAGTAAGAACTGTAGTTGAAAATATCCGTTCAAATGCAAAACCAGCTGATGATTTCAAAGCGATCGAACAAGTAGGTTCTATCTCTGCAAACTCTGACACTACTGTTGGTAAACTTATCGCTCAAGCGATGGAAAAAGTAGGTAAAGAAGGCGTAATTACTGTAGAAGAAGGTTCTGGCTTCGAAGACGCATTAGACGTCGTAGAAGGTATGCAGTTTGACCGTGGTTATATCTCTCCTTACTTCGCAAACAAGCAAGATACTTTAACTGCTGAACTTGAAAACCCATTCATCCTTCTTGTTGATAAGAAAATCAGTAACATCCGTGAATTGATTTCTGTTTTAGAAGCAGTTGCAAAAACTGGTAAACCACTTCTTATCATCGCTGAAGATGTTGAAGGTGAAGCACTTGCTACGCTTGTTGTAAACAACATGCGCGGTATTATTAAAGTGTGTGCTGTTAAAGCTCCTGGTTTCGGTGACCGCCGTAAAGCAATGCTTCAAGATATTGCAATCTTGACTGGCGCAACTGTTATTTCTGAAGAAGTTGGTATGTCTTTAGAGCAAGCGACTCTTCAAGATTTAGGTACTGCGCACAAAATCACTGTTTCTAAAGAAAACACAGTTATCGTTGATGGTGCGGGTGATGCTGCTGGTATTGCTGAACGTGTTCAACAAATCCGTGCTCAAATCGAAGAATCTACTTCAGAATATGACCGTGAAAAATTACAAGAACGTGTTGCTAAATTAGCAGGCGGTGTTGCTGTAATTAAAATCGGTGCAGCGACTGAAGTTGAAATGAAAGAGAAGAAAGACCGTGTAGACGACGCGCTTCATGCAACTCGTGCTGCGGTTGAAGAAGGTGTTGTTGCTGGTGGTGGTGTTGCTCTAGTACGTGCGGTAAATGCATTAGACAACTTAAAAGGCGCTAACGAAGATCAAACAGCGGGTATCAATATTTTACGCCGTGCGATCGAAGCTCCACTTCGTCAAATCGTTGCAAACGCTGGTGACGAGCCATCTGTAGTCATCAATGCTGTTAAGAATGGTGAAGGTAACTTTGGTTACAACGCCGCAACTGGTGAATATGGCGATATGTTAGAAATGGGTATTCTTGACCCAGCTAAAGTAACTCGTTCTGCACTTGAGCATGCTGCTTCTGTGGCTGGCTTAATGTTAACTACAGAATGTATGATTACTGACATTCCTGAAGATAAACCAGCTGTTCCAGATATGGGTGGCATGGGTGGTATGGGCGGAATGATGTAA
- the mexB gene encoding multidrug efflux RND transporter permease subunit: MLSKFFIQRPIFASVLAIIVMAFGIFSVLNLPVERYPDIAPPKITVSASYSGADAQTVEQSVTQILEQQIQGIDHLLYFSSTSDSSGRSRITISFDNGTNPDTAQVQVQNSISGVIRRLPDEVQRQGVTVSKSLGDTFMVIGLYDSSGKSGNIELSDYLTTHVVDNLNRIEGVGESDVFGSQYAMRIWLNPEKLKQYNLIPSDVASAITAQNTQVAAGAIGDLPVIDGQYLNTKVTAGSRLKTVEDFKNIVVKANQTASYVYLKDIARVELGAENYQSFNTINGYPAAGLGISLSSGANAIQTSKLIHQTLDQLTTKLPAGYKIVYPRDNTPFVQESIKEVVKTLIEAIILVILVMFLFLQSWRATLIPSITVPVVILGTFAVLYVLGFSINTLTLFALVLAIGLLVDDAIVVVENVERLMHEQHLTPKEAAIESMGEISGALIGITLVLTAVFIPMSFLGGSIGVIYRQFSITLVAAMALSLVVALVLTPALCALILKPNPEPMRWAVWFNQKIDQLKNQYIKIVQTSIRYSKSVVVIFVALIAVFMLFYSGLKSGFIPKEDQGILSVQIKLVDSAPISQSQKIGEQVRQYFLTQEDKNVDLVLIRYGRNYSGTGQNLAQGFIALKPWDVRTGKENSADAIQKRAMKYFSQFNNAQINVTLPASVNGLGQTDGLDLWIQDLNGQGQDFLDNTFRQLQTQSKSYSSFENFDKQSTNSKANLNIKIDQKQALANGLELPAINSTLSSAWGGTYVNDFIDRGRIKRVMIQGDAQFRSKPEDLYNWSVRNNQNEMVPFSSFANFSWGGAPEIVKRYMGYSALQLQADVASGSSSGQAMKDVEQLVNQQKDVGLAWTGLSFEEQKSTNQAVWLYLISAGFIFLCLAALYESLSIPAAVMTSIPLGVGGSVIFSYIFGLPNDVYFQIALLTTIGLSCKNAILIVEFAALAQEKGKTAIQAALEGASLRLRPILMTSLAFGAGVIPLVFAQGAGAVSRQEIGISILGGVMFGTVLVLFFIPVMYVLLRSLFRSKAAR; encoded by the coding sequence ATGCTATCTAAATTTTTTATTCAGCGCCCTATTTTTGCCAGTGTTCTAGCAATTATTGTTATGGCATTTGGTATTTTCTCGGTGCTGAATTTACCCGTAGAGCGCTATCCTGATATTGCCCCTCCTAAAATTACAGTATCGGCAAGTTATAGTGGGGCAGATGCACAAACGGTTGAGCAAAGTGTTACTCAGATTTTAGAGCAGCAAATACAAGGTATTGATCACTTACTTTATTTCAGCTCTACCAGTGATTCATCGGGACGTAGTCGAATTACCATTAGTTTTGATAATGGAACCAATCCAGATACAGCACAGGTCCAAGTCCAAAATAGTATTAGTGGTGTCATAAGACGTTTACCCGATGAAGTACAACGCCAAGGGGTGACGGTGAGTAAGTCACTCGGTGATACTTTTATGGTGATAGGTTTATATGACTCGTCTGGTAAATCGGGAAATATCGAGCTATCGGACTACTTAACTACACATGTGGTCGATAACCTAAACCGTATTGAAGGGGTGGGTGAATCTGATGTTTTTGGTTCGCAATATGCAATGCGAATCTGGCTAAATCCAGAGAAATTAAAACAATATAATTTAATACCAAGTGATGTTGCCAGTGCAATCACCGCTCAAAATACACAAGTTGCCGCAGGTGCAATCGGTGATTTACCTGTTATTGATGGACAATATTTAAATACTAAAGTCACCGCAGGTTCTCGACTAAAAACAGTCGAAGATTTTAAAAATATTGTGGTGAAAGCTAATCAAACAGCAAGTTATGTCTATTTAAAGGATATTGCTAGAGTCGAGTTGGGTGCAGAAAATTATCAGTCTTTTAACACCATTAATGGCTATCCCGCCGCTGGTTTAGGTATTTCGCTATCTTCGGGCGCGAATGCGATTCAGACTTCTAAACTCATCCATCAAACTCTAGATCAGCTTACAACTAAACTACCTGCCGGCTATAAAATTGTTTACCCACGAGATAATACGCCGTTTGTTCAAGAGTCAATTAAGGAAGTCGTAAAGACACTTATTGAAGCCATTATTTTAGTTATTTTGGTGATGTTCCTGTTCTTACAAAGCTGGCGCGCTACACTCATTCCGAGCATTACCGTTCCTGTTGTGATTTTAGGAACTTTTGCTGTTTTATATGTGCTCGGTTTTAGTATTAACACTTTAACGTTATTTGCATTGGTACTCGCTATTGGTTTATTAGTCGATGATGCGATTGTGGTGGTCGAAAATGTTGAGCGGCTCATGCATGAACAGCATTTAACCCCAAAAGAAGCAGCCATTGAGTCGATGGGAGAAATTAGTGGAGCTTTAATTGGGATTACATTGGTTTTAACTGCCGTTTTTATTCCAATGTCGTTTTTAGGTGGCTCAATTGGCGTGATTTATCGCCAGTTTTCTATTACTTTAGTCGCCGCTATGGCGTTATCGCTCGTCGTTGCCTTAGTGCTTACACCTGCGTTATGCGCTTTAATTTTAAAGCCTAATCCAGAGCCTATGCGTTGGGCGGTTTGGTTTAACCAAAAAATTGATCAACTTAAAAATCAATATATAAAAATCGTCCAAACGAGCATTCGCTACAGTAAATCGGTTGTGGTCATTTTTGTGGCTTTGATTGCTGTGTTTATGCTGTTTTATAGCGGTTTAAAAAGTGGATTTATTCCTAAAGAAGACCAAGGCATTTTAAGCGTTCAAATTAAGCTTGTTGATAGTGCGCCAATCTCGCAAAGTCAAAAAATTGGAGAACAAGTCCGTCAATACTTCTTAACCCAAGAAGATAAGAATGTGGATTTGGTTTTGATCCGCTATGGTCGAAATTATTCTGGTACAGGGCAGAACTTGGCACAAGGATTTATCGCTTTAAAACCTTGGGATGTACGTACAGGTAAAGAAAATTCGGCTGACGCGATACAAAAGCGTGCGATGAAATATTTTAGTCAATTCAATAATGCACAAATTAATGTGACATTACCCGCTTCAGTTAATGGTTTAGGCCAAACCGATGGTCTGGATTTATGGATTCAAGATTTGAATGGGCAAGGGCAAGATTTTCTAGATAATACCTTCCGTCAGTTGCAAACGCAGAGTAAAAGCTATTCAAGTTTTGAAAACTTTGATAAGCAATCGACTAACAGTAAAGCAAACCTTAATATTAAGATTGATCAGAAACAAGCATTAGCAAATGGATTAGAGCTACCTGCAATTAACAGCACTTTGTCGAGTGCATGGGGTGGAACATATGTAAATGACTTTATTGACCGTGGTCGTATTAAGCGTGTCATGATTCAAGGTGATGCCCAGTTCAGATCAAAACCAGAAGATTTATATAATTGGTCTGTACGTAATAACCAAAATGAAATGGTACCTTTTAGCTCATTTGCTAACTTTAGTTGGGGCGGCGCTCCTGAAATTGTAAAACGTTATATGGGTTATAGTGCCTTGCAGTTACAAGCCGATGTGGCGAGTGGCAGCAGTTCGGGTCAGGCAATGAAAGATGTTGAACAACTCGTAAATCAGCAAAAAGACGTTGGCTTGGCATGGACAGGTTTATCTTTTGAAGAACAGAAGTCGACAAATCAGGCCGTCTGGTTATATTTAATTTCGGCAGGCTTTATCTTCTTATGCTTAGCCGCACTCTATGAAAGCTTAAGCATTCCTGCCGCCGTGATGACATCTATTCCGCTTGGTGTAGGGGGAAGCGTCATCTTCTCTTATATTTTTGGTCTACCCAATGATGTGTATTTCCAAATTGCACTATTAACCACGATTGGCTTGTCATGTAAAAACGCAATTTTAATTGTTGAGTTTGCAGCCTTAGCTCAAGAAAAAGGTAAGACTGCAATTCAAGCCGCTTTAGAAGGCGCAAGCTTACGTTTAAGACCGATTTTAATGACTTCTTTGGCTTTTGGTGCAGGTGTGATTCCTTTGGTCTTTGCACAAGGGGCAGGGGCTGTAAGCCGTCAAGAAATCGGTATTAGTATTTTAGGTGGCGTTATGTTCGGTACCGTACTGGTTCTGTTTTTTATTCCAGTCATGTACGTGTTATTGCGTTCATTGTTTAGATCGAAAGCTGCTCGTTAA
- a CDS encoding MBL fold metallo-hydrolase translates to MKKLCVALGLAIGSIHTSYAEPSTTTQVPGYYHHQFGNYRVTSLLDGTIYLNPELFKNLNQAQKTKILTKYAAVNEKGIQTSVNAFLVDDGKSLTLVDSGAASCFGPQLGSIAKNIELAGYKLANVKTVLLTHLHPDHVCGITQNGKAVFPNATVYAHEREADYWLNPASEKTVPADKKESYLGTVKNVKTALAPYQAKKAFKTFKDGDVIQGFEVIDTRGHTPGHHSFRLKSNDQQIIFVGDIVHSHSLQFDAPKTGVDFDVNSEQAINTRLKMFAEISNKQQWVAAPHLPFPGIGHVYKVNAEQYQWIPLYFDNVVEK, encoded by the coding sequence ATGAAAAAATTATGTGTCGCTTTGGGCCTTGCAATTGGAAGCATACATACAAGTTATGCTGAGCCAAGTACAACCACACAAGTGCCGGGATATTATCACCATCAATTTGGCAACTACCGTGTAACTTCTTTGCTTGATGGTACGATTTACTTAAATCCTGAATTATTTAAAAATTTAAATCAGGCACAAAAAACTAAAATTTTAACTAAATATGCTGCTGTTAATGAGAAAGGGATTCAGACTTCGGTAAATGCATTTTTAGTTGATGACGGCAAAAGCTTAACACTTGTAGACAGTGGGGCAGCAAGTTGTTTTGGACCGCAACTGGGTTCGATTGCAAAAAATATTGAATTGGCAGGTTATAAACTTGCTAATGTAAAAACTGTTTTACTTACTCATTTACACCCAGACCATGTGTGCGGTATTACTCAAAATGGAAAAGCTGTATTTCCTAACGCAACTGTATATGCCCATGAGCGTGAAGCTGATTATTGGTTAAATCCTGCTTCTGAAAAAACAGTACCAGCAGACAAAAAAGAAAGTTATTTGGGCACGGTTAAAAATGTAAAAACTGCTCTTGCTCCATATCAAGCAAAAAAAGCATTTAAGACATTTAAAGACGGCGATGTTATTCAAGGTTTTGAGGTGATTGATACGCGTGGTCATACACCAGGTCACCATAGCTTCCGCTTAAAAAGTAATGATCAGCAAATCATTTTTGTTGGAGACATCGTACACTCACATTCTTTACAGTTTGATGCTCCAAAAACAGGAGTTGATTTCGATGTGAATTCTGAGCAGGCGATTAATACACGTTTAAAAATGTTTGCTGAAATTTCAAATAAGCAGCAATGGGTTGCAGCGCCTCATTTACCGTTTCCGGGCATTGGTCATGTTTATAAAGTAAATGCTGAGCAATATCAGTGGATCCCACTTTATTTTGACAATGTCGTAGAGAAATAA
- a CDS encoding lytic transglycosylase domain-containing protein — translation MKKSVQFLISCSLGMTTFMVGITSSSAGQMYIYQDKNGSTLLTNRKSYDHSLKKVKVTYYPDSNIHSYTNWGTSEASVLPSYNKNKNAFDHIIRQAAQQHGVSEGLIKAVMHTESGFNVKARSPVGAQGLMQLMPATARRFNVSNAYDPQQNIFAGAKYLSWLLKRFNGNTQMALAAYNAGEGNVDKYGGIPPFRETQDYVRRVTSRYQNLYASGSGFSSFTNTSAQTVSHSSNLVENTTAQITTQSPKYSSSRQIVTLSDGSYTDAPTGTYVTNNATAIAHIRIE, via the coding sequence ATGAAAAAATCGGTTCAATTTCTTATTTCTTGTTCGCTGGGGATGACCACTTTTATGGTCGGCATAACTTCAAGTTCAGCAGGTCAAATGTATATTTACCAAGATAAAAACGGTAGTACATTGCTCACCAACCGAAAAAGCTATGATCACTCTCTAAAAAAAGTAAAAGTAACCTATTATCCAGATAGTAATATTCACAGTTATACAAACTGGGGAACGTCAGAAGCTTCTGTTCTGCCAAGTTACAACAAGAATAAAAATGCGTTCGACCATATTATTAGACAAGCTGCACAGCAACATGGTGTATCGGAAGGTTTAATTAAAGCCGTTATGCACACCGAGTCTGGATTTAATGTAAAAGCTCGTTCGCCAGTAGGTGCTCAAGGTTTAATGCAGCTTATGCCTGCGACGGCCCGTCGTTTTAATGTATCTAACGCGTATGACCCGCAACAAAATATTTTTGCCGGTGCGAAATATTTAAGCTGGTTACTCAAGCGTTTTAATGGAAATACACAAATGGCACTTGCGGCTTATAATGCAGGTGAAGGTAATGTCGACAAATATGGTGGTATTCCCCCTTTCCGCGAAACACAAGATTATGTGCGCCGTGTGACAAGCCGATATCAAAACCTATATGCATCGGGTTCAGGTTTTTCATCTTTTACGAATACTTCAGCGCAAACCGTTTCTCATTCTTCCAATTTGGTAGAAAACACAACAGCTCAAATCACTACTCAATCACCGAAATATTCATCTTCTCGTCAAATCGTGACCTTATCTGACGGTAGCTATACAGATGCACCGACAGGCACTTATGTCACCAATAATGCGACCGCAATTGCCCATATACGAATTGAATAA